The Arcobacter sp. F2176 DNA window GAAGCATTTAATTTCTTTAGGGGTGATAAATGGATGAAAGAGCCTTGTAGAACTTGTCCTGAAAAAGAGATTGATTTTGGAGGTTGTAGATGTCAAGCATATGCACTTACAAAAGATATGAATGAGTCTGATCCTGTTTGTGATAAATCTTCTTATCACAAAGTTGTTTTGGATAAAGTACAAACTGCTTTAAAATCTACAAGCGAGCCAGTTTATAGAAATAAACAAAACTCTTTGGCTTTGATAAATGAAGCTTAACTAAGTGTAAGAGATTATCTTACACTTAGTTTGTTTTTTTTGATTTGCTCTATTAACTTAGTTATATTTTCCATTTTTTTCTCTTCTTCTTCAATATGATCAATTGCATTCATATTAAATTTCTCTAATTTTTTATCTAAATAACTAGTATCAAGTTTTCCTTCAATAAAATCTTCATCTCTTACGATTTCTCTGTGTAGTGGAATATTTGTAGGTAAGCCTTCTATATAAAACTCATCTAAAGCCCGTCTTGCTTTTTTTACTGCACCTTCCCAATCTAGTGCCCAAACAATAAGTTTTCCTACCATTGAATCATAGTTTGGAGGAATTTTATAACCAGTATAAACACTTGTATCAATTCTAACACCTGGTCCTCCTGGAGTTAAGTATTTATTTATAGTTCCAGATGCTGGCATAAATTTTTTCTTGGGATCTTCTGCATTGATTCTAAATTCTATTGCATACCCTCTGAAATTTATCTCTTCTTGTAAAAATTGAAGTTTATCTCCTTCTGCTATTTCTATCATTCTTTGAATAATATCAACACCAGTTATAAGTTCAGTTACTGGATGTTCCACTTGAACTCTTGTATTCATCTCAATAAAATAAATATTATCTTGTGCATCAACTAGAAACTCAATTGTTCCAACACTTTCATAACCCAATTTGAACATGGCTTTTGTTGAAACTCTATATAACTCTCTTCTTACATTTTCGTTTAATCTAGGACTCGGAGCTATTTCTATTACTTTTTGGTGTCTTCTTTGAATAGAACAATCCCTTTCCCCTAAGTGAAGAACATTTCCATATTTATCAGCTATAACTTGAACTTCAATATGTCTTGGATTTTCCACATATTTTTCTATAAAAGCATCACCTTTTCCAAAGAATTTTTTAGCTTCTGCAGTTGCTGCTTCAAACATAGCTTTAAAGTCTTTTTCTTCTTTTACTATTCTCATTCCTCTTCCACCACCACCAAAAGCTGCTTTGATAATAATTGGAAAACCAATTTCCCTTGAGATTTTTTCACCTTCTTTTACATCAACAATGGGAGTGCTTGTTCCTTCAAGAACTGGAACCCCAATTTTTTTCATAGCAACTTTTGAAGCCATTTTATCTCCAAAAAGTGCTATATGCTCAGCTTTTGGACCTATGAAAATGATACCTGCTTTGTCACAAGCTTCGGCAAATTCTGCACTTTCTGATAGAAATCCATATCCTGGATGAATAGCATCACATTGGGCTTTTAAAGCAAGAGATATGATTTTTTCAATATTTAAATAAGCATCTAATGGATCTCCTAAAAACGGATAGCATTCGTCAGCTTTCTTTACCCAAATACCTTCAATATCTACTTCTGAAAATATTGCAACACTTTTTATATCCAACTCTTTACATGCTCTTATTATTCTAAGAGCTATTTCACCTCTATTTGCTACTAGGACTTTAGAAATTTTTTTTGACATAATTCTTCCCTATTTAAGTTTTTCATATTCTAGGGTTTTAAAAAAAATAGTTCTTCTTTTTTTTTGCTCAAATAGTTGTTTATTAGTGCTTATTTATTAGTTCTATAGTGTTATTTATGTTAAAAGATACTTAGTTTGGTCTTTCTACCATATAGCCAATAGCTCTAATATTTAAAATAAAATCTTCTTTTAATACTTTTTTTACTCTATTTACTTCTGCTCTTATTGTGGCATTATCTATGTAGTCATCATTCCAAACATATTCTCGAAACATGTCATAATTGCAAACCAAAGATCTATTTGCAGCTAATAAATCGATGATTTGGATTTGTCTTTTAGGTAGTATTTGTGGTTCATTGTTAAATAATAAAATCATATTTTTAGAATCATAACTATATGATTTTGATAATCTTTTGTGTTGTTGATGAACTTGGCTTGTTTTTAGAAATTTGTTTATTCTAAGTGTTAGTTCTTTTAGGTGAAATGGTTTTTTTAAATAATCATGGCATCCTATATCAAAAGCTCTTGTGATATCTTCAATATCAATTAATGCTGAGATAAAGATTGTAGGAACCATTCTTTTTTGTTTATGTAAATCTTCTAGTATGGTTAATCCGTCCACATCTGGAACATTTATATCAAAAACTAATAAGTCAAATTGTTCTTTTTCTAAAGTTTCTATACAATGTTTACCATCCATAACAGAGTGAACGACATGCCCAGTAGATTCTAAATAAATTTTGATAGCTTTATTTAGCATAATATCATCTTCAAGTAGTAATATTTTCATTTTATGCCTTTAAAAATATATGTAAAACTAGTAGTATCACTGTCGGAATCGACTTTTATGATAACACTTTCTTCATCACAAATTCGTTTAACTAAATTTAAACCCAACCCAAAGCCATTGTTTGATTTTTCTTCTCTATAATACTCTTGGAATATTTTATCTGGGTCTTGTATTTTTTTTGAGTTACTTGATACTGTAAATTTTAAGTAATTGTTTACTTCTTCAACTTTTACATTTATATCTTTGCCTTTATTTGTGTATTTTATAGCATTTGATAAAGTATTGTCAACTATTCTTTGTAATTTTGTCTCACTAAAATTAATCATCATCTTGTCCCTATTAGACTCTAAATTGAACTTTGAAGATACTTGTGTTGCAACATTTTTGAAAAAGTATACTCTACTTCTAACAAAATCCACCAAATCAAGAGAATAAACTTTATATTCAACTTGATCTTTTTTTACTAAATAACTTAAATCATCATAAATAGAAAATATACTTTTCATGGCAACTTCTATATTTGAAAGATATTCACTTTTATGATATTGCATCTCATGTAGTTCTATATTACTCATGATAACTGATAATGGAGTATTTGTTTCATGAACCGCATGTCTTAAAAACATTTTTTGGTTTTTTAGTATATTTTCTGAATAAGCGATATGTTCTTCTAATCTTTTTGATTGTTCGTCATGATCTTTAGCACTTTGTTGAATTAGATTTGTTAAGGCTTGAATAGTCTTAGCATAAGAGCTTTCATTTTGGTTTACTATTTTTTCTATTTTAGGGATATCTTTTTTTACTGTATGAATATTCTCAGTCAATCCTACAAGAGTGATTGTTTGATTCATAAGTTCATTTCTATCATTATCATGGAAAAATTCTGCATAAGTAAAAAAGCCAGAAGTAGGAGCAATACTAGCAAAAGGTTCTATCTCAAGTTTGATTAGGCTTTGCATATATCTTCTTCTTGCCATACAAGAATATATAAAAAATGTTTCTGCTGGATATTCATGTATATTTTTCAAATATTGTATAGGATTTCTTATTATAAGTTCTGCATTTGCAAAACCTAGCCTCACTTTATCACCTTTGTATAAGTTCCCTCCACAACCAAAACTTCCATCAGGGTATCTTGTAAGAACTGCTCTTGCTACAGACATGCCATTTCTTTGAACTATTAGTGGGAATTCTGTATAAGAATCACTATTACCTAGGTACTTCTCATAAAAATCCATGGCATCCATTCCCGAAATTTCATAAATTCTATTGCCCTTGACTCTATTAATAGTGTGTTCAATTCCAATTGGAGACCAATCATATTTGTGATCATTTGTTACAAGTAAGGTATCAGAGTTTAAAGATACTGCAACTGCCCCATTAGCCAATATTTTTCTGCCACAAGATACATAAGTTTGTTTAAACACACCATTATCTCCAGCCATTCCACCAGCTACCATTATGGATTTATTATATGCAGTTATTCCTTTTAGATAATCTTCTCCATTTGTAGTTGTTCCATCTGTAAAAGTAATGATTAGTTTTGTATTATCTGTTATTATATCTTTTGCTATTTCATATCCACAATTAAAAGAGTTACTTCCTTCTTTTATAGATGATTTAATAGTAGT harbors:
- a CDS encoding acetyl/propionyl/methylcrotonyl-CoA carboxylase subunit alpha; its protein translation is MSKKISKVLVANRGEIALRIIRACKELDIKSVAIFSEVDIEGIWVKKADECYPFLGDPLDAYLNIEKIISLALKAQCDAIHPGYGFLSESAEFAEACDKAGIIFIGPKAEHIALFGDKMASKVAMKKIGVPVLEGTSTPIVDVKEGEKISREIGFPIIIKAAFGGGGRGMRIVKEEKDFKAMFEAATAEAKKFFGKGDAFIEKYVENPRHIEVQVIADKYGNVLHLGERDCSIQRRHQKVIEIAPSPRLNENVRRELYRVSTKAMFKLGYESVGTIEFLVDAQDNIYFIEMNTRVQVEHPVTELITGVDIIQRMIEIAEGDKLQFLQEEINFRGYAIEFRINAEDPKKKFMPASGTINKYLTPGGPGVRIDTSVYTGYKIPPNYDSMVGKLIVWALDWEGAVKKARRALDEFYIEGLPTNIPLHREIVRDEDFIEGKLDTSYLDKKLEKFNMNAIDHIEEEEKKMENITKLIEQIKKNKLSVR
- a CDS encoding response regulator transcription factor; the encoded protein is MKILLLEDDIMLNKAIKIYLESTGHVVHSVMDGKHCIETLEKEQFDLLVFDINVPDVDGLTILEDLHKQKRMVPTIFISALIDIEDITRAFDIGCHDYLKKPFHLKELTLRINKFLKTSQVHQQHKRLSKSYSYDSKNMILLFNNEPQILPKRQIQIIDLLAANRSLVCNYDMFREYVWNDDYIDNATIRAEVNRVKKVLKEDFILNIRAIGYMVERPN
- a CDS encoding FIST N-terminal domain-containing protein, with the translated sequence MNTYNYIYQNHSFKKEIDYEFFKDKKNILIQVFCGKEENTLEYIINLLADNIPHATILGTTTDGEIKDKKVSTFKTVISISVFENTTIKSSIKEGSNSFNCGYEIAKDIITDNTKLIITFTDGTTTNGEDYLKGITAYNKSIMVAGGMAGDNGVFKQTYVSCGRKILANGAVAVSLNSDTLLVTNDHKYDWSPIGIEHTINRVKGNRIYEISGMDAMDFYEKYLGNSDSYTEFPLIVQRNGMSVARAVLTRYPDGSFGCGGNLYKGDKVRLGFANAELIIRNPIQYLKNIHEYPAETFFIYSCMARRRYMQSLIKLEIEPFASIAPTSGFFTYAEFFHDNDRNELMNQTITLVGLTENIHTVKKDIPKIEKIVNQNESSYAKTIQALTNLIQQSAKDHDEQSKRLEEHIAYSENILKNQKMFLRHAVHETNTPLSVIMSNIELHEMQYHKSEYLSNIEVAMKSIFSIYDDLSYLVKKDQVEYKVYSLDLVDFVRSRVYFFKNVATQVSSKFNLESNRDKMMINFSETKLQRIVDNTLSNAIKYTNKGKDINVKVEEVNNYLKFTVSSNSKKIQDPDKIFQEYYREEKSNNGFGLGLNLVKRICDEESVIIKVDSDSDTTSFTYIFKGIK